A stretch of the Archangium violaceum genome encodes the following:
- a CDS encoding hybrid sensor histidine kinase/response regulator has protein sequence MTQQHRLSVELGSASHLLQGAPARLEQVFVNLLNNAAKFTPPGGDIAVSVFEEADRVVVSIRDTGMGIPAELLPHVFEPFRQGEQPLSRHLGGLGIGLTLVRDLVSLHGGSVEARSEGPDRGSEFRVSLPVTSKQERPQDAKPVDAAPRSQTVRTRRVLVVDDNIDAAETLMEYLQFRGHTVHLAHEGPGAIGQALLQKPELIVLDLGLPGMDGFQVAQRLRGEPNMAGVTLVALTGYGQERDRVRAREAGIQHFLLKPVDLDELMRIIESER, from the coding sequence ATGACCCAGCAACACCGGCTATCGGTGGAGCTCGGGAGCGCGTCGCATCTCCTGCAAGGAGCTCCAGCGCGTCTCGAGCAGGTCTTCGTGAATTTGTTGAACAACGCGGCCAAGTTCACGCCACCGGGCGGAGACATCGCCGTGTCGGTCTTCGAGGAGGCGGACCGCGTCGTCGTGAGCATCCGGGACACGGGTATGGGCATTCCGGCGGAGCTCCTGCCCCACGTCTTCGAGCCGTTCCGACAGGGAGAGCAGCCGCTGTCGCGTCACCTCGGGGGTCTTGGCATCGGCTTGACCCTGGTCCGGGATCTGGTCTCGTTGCACGGAGGAAGCGTCGAGGCGCGGAGCGAAGGTCCGGATCGTGGCAGCGAGTTCAGGGTGTCTCTGCCCGTAACCTCCAAGCAGGAGCGCCCCCAGGACGCGAAGCCGGTGGATGCCGCTCCTCGCTCCCAGACCGTCCGCACGCGCCGCGTCCTGGTGGTGGACGACAACATCGACGCGGCCGAGACCCTGATGGAGTACCTCCAGTTCCGAGGACACACGGTCCATCTGGCCCATGAGGGGCCTGGGGCCATCGGACAGGCGCTTCTCCAGAAACCCGAGCTCATCGTCCTGGATCTCGGCCTGCCTGGGATGGATGGCTTCCAGGTCGCTCAACGGCTCCGGGGCGAGCCGAACATGGCCGGGGTCACCCTGGTGGCGCTGACGGGCTATGGCCAGGAGCGAGACCGGGTGCGAGCCCGGGAGGCGGGTATCCAGCACTTCCTCCTCAAGCCGGTTGATCTCGACGAGTTGATGCGAATCATCGAAAGCGAGCGATAG
- a CDS encoding acyl-CoA dehydrogenase family protein, protein MERRTEGVRVTGRFEGLGLRGNGSAPVSLDAVQLSADALLTPMGEGASALVGQVLPWFCVGTAAMSNGLCQAAVEATARHLQQAGFAQTGTHLRELPNLRARLAQMSVRTEQARALLGAALSGFNPPAPAPLLPLLQSRLSSIEAALEVCDLAMKACGGAAFSRHLPVERIFRDARAGWVMAPTVDHLQDFIGRLLTGLPLL, encoded by the coding sequence GTGGAACGGCGTACCGAAGGAGTCCGGGTCACCGGGAGATTCGAGGGACTCGGTCTGCGCGGCAATGGCTCGGCGCCAGTGTCCTTGGATGCTGTCCAGCTCTCCGCGGATGCGCTCCTCACGCCCATGGGCGAGGGGGCTTCGGCGCTCGTGGGGCAGGTGCTGCCGTGGTTTTGTGTCGGTACGGCCGCGATGTCCAATGGCCTGTGCCAGGCGGCCGTCGAGGCGACGGCACGGCATCTCCAGCAGGCAGGCTTCGCACAAACCGGCACTCACCTGAGGGAGCTGCCAAACCTCCGCGCACGCCTGGCGCAGATGAGCGTCCGCACCGAGCAGGCCCGAGCGCTCCTCGGCGCCGCGCTGTCCGGATTCAACCCCCCGGCTCCAGCGCCGCTCCTCCCTCTGCTCCAATCGCGCCTGTCATCCATCGAGGCAGCGCTCGAGGTGTGTGACCTGGCGATGAAGGCCTGTGGTGGCGCCGCCTTCTCCCGCCATCTTCCCGTGGAGCGCATCTTCCGCGACGCGCGCGCCGGGTGGGTGATGGCCCCCACGGTGGATCATCTGCAGGACTTCATCGGGCGCCTCCTCACCGGGCTCCCCCTCCTGTAA
- a CDS encoding acyl-CoA dehydrogenase family protein, whose product MNPTPLTPLLDESSLRYVSLGEELARTVLAPKAASVDAEATFPRDSVAALAEQGLLGLCLPRE is encoded by the coding sequence ATGAACCCCACTCCCTTGACCCCACTCCTGGATGAGTCCTCCCTGCGGTATGTCTCCCTTGGCGAAGAGCTTGCTCGCACGGTCCTCGCCCCGAAAGCGGCCTCCGTCGATGCGGAGGCAACGTTTCCGCGCGACAGCGTGGCGGCATTGGCCGAGCAGGGACTCCTGGGTCTGTGCCTCCCACGGGAGTAG
- a CDS encoding glycoside hydrolase family 5 protein, giving the protein MKNTRLMGWLTLGAFLWGCGGPIEEQSGTQKPETRANEVTLAGPLPYRGINLASAEFGSAIPGTHGKDYVYPDPAYANYTTADYYITKGMTTFRLPFRWERLQRTRNAAFDATELSRLKTTVNRLTGKGATVILDPHNYARYNGALIGSGIPNADFADFWTRLANEFKGNEKVVFGLMNEPHSMPTEQWLAAANAAIQAIRNTGATQLILVPGNAWTGAHSWTSNWYGTPNATVMLQVKDPRNNYAFEVHQYLDSDSSGTQASCVSTTIGAQRMQSFTNWLRANGKKGFLGEVAGGTDSVCLSALDNILDHLEANSDVYLGWTYWAGGPWWGSYFFSLEPASGVDKPQMSALSSHL; this is encoded by the coding sequence ATGAAGAACACCCGACTGATGGGATGGCTCACCCTGGGGGCATTCCTCTGGGGTTGCGGTGGACCGATCGAGGAGCAGTCCGGGACCCAGAAGCCGGAGACCCGCGCGAATGAGGTCACGCTGGCCGGACCCCTGCCGTACCGTGGGATCAACCTCGCGAGTGCCGAGTTCGGCTCGGCGATTCCGGGCACGCACGGCAAAGACTATGTCTATCCGGATCCCGCCTACGCGAACTACACCACGGCGGATTACTACATCACCAAGGGCATGACGACGTTCCGCCTGCCTTTCAGGTGGGAGCGGCTGCAGCGGACGCGGAATGCCGCGTTCGACGCCACGGAACTGAGCCGGCTGAAGACAACGGTGAACCGGCTCACCGGCAAGGGCGCGACCGTCATCCTGGATCCGCACAACTACGCTCGCTACAACGGTGCCCTCATCGGCTCGGGTATTCCCAACGCCGATTTCGCCGACTTCTGGACGCGGCTGGCCAACGAGTTCAAGGGCAATGAGAAGGTCGTCTTCGGCCTCATGAACGAGCCCCACAGCATGCCCACGGAGCAGTGGTTGGCGGCGGCCAACGCCGCCATCCAGGCCATTCGCAACACCGGAGCCACCCAGCTCATCCTCGTGCCGGGCAACGCGTGGACTGGTGCCCACTCGTGGACGAGCAACTGGTACGGCACGCCCAACGCCACGGTGATGCTGCAGGTCAAGGATCCCCGCAACAACTACGCCTTCGAGGTCCACCAGTATCTGGACAGCGACTCCTCGGGCACCCAGGCCTCCTGTGTAAGCACGACCATCGGCGCGCAGCGGATGCAGTCCTTCACGAACTGGCTGCGCGCGAATGGCAAGAAGGGCTTCCTGGGCGAGGTGGCCGGCGGAACGGACTCGGTCTGCCTGAGCGCCCTCGACAACATCCTGGACCACCTGGAGGCGAATTCGGATGTCTACCTCGGGTGGACGTACTGGGCCGGTGGACCCTGGTGGGGCAGCTACTTCTTCTCGCTCGAGCCGGCGAGCGGCGTGGACAAGCCCCAGATGAGCGCGCTGAGCAGCCACCTCTGA
- a CDS encoding acyl-CoA desaturase, which produces MISLFFVTHWGLSVLMQSLFLHRYAAHQMYTMGPRTERAMHLLTLVAQGSSYLEPRTYALLHREHHAFADTEKDPHSPAIHRNPFRMMLETARRYSDYFSGRKLPEARFLGRYPEWPFIDRTFNKWPVRIGCGALYTLFYWRFATRRWQFLALPIHFVMGPLHGAIVNWCGHRYGYRNFSTRDLSRNSLPVDAVCMGELFQNNHHARPANPNFAARRFEFDPTWWVMKQLARMRLIRITHAPAAPADRAQAQPFPREGWRARMP; this is translated from the coding sequence ATGATCTCTCTCTTCTTTGTCACCCACTGGGGACTCTCCGTCCTGATGCAGAGTCTATTCCTGCACCGCTACGCGGCTCACCAGATGTACACCATGGGGCCGCGCACCGAGCGCGCCATGCACTTGTTGACCCTGGTAGCCCAGGGCTCGAGCTACCTCGAGCCACGAACCTACGCGCTCCTCCACCGCGAGCATCATGCCTTCGCCGACACGGAGAAGGATCCTCATTCGCCCGCCATCCACCGCAACCCATTCCGGATGATGCTGGAGACGGCGCGGCGCTACTCCGATTACTTCTCGGGGCGAAAGCTCCCCGAGGCACGCTTCCTCGGCCGGTATCCCGAGTGGCCTTTCATCGACCGCACGTTCAACAAGTGGCCGGTACGCATTGGCTGCGGAGCGCTCTACACACTGTTCTACTGGCGCTTCGCCACCCGGCGCTGGCAATTCCTGGCCCTGCCCATCCACTTCGTGATGGGCCCGCTGCACGGGGCCATCGTCAACTGGTGCGGCCACCGCTACGGCTACCGCAATTTCTCCACCCGGGATCTGTCCCGCAACTCGCTGCCCGTGGACGCGGTATGCATGGGGGAACTGTTCCAGAACAATCACCACGCCCGGCCGGCGAACCCGAACTTCGCCGCCCGCCGCTTCGAGTTCGATCCCACCTGGTGGGTGATGAAGCAGCTGGCCCGCATGCGGCTCATTCGCATCACTCACGCCCCGGCAGCGCCAGCGGATCGCGCCCAGGCTCAGCCGTTCCCTCGCGAGGGATGGCGGGCGAGGATGCCGTAG